CATTTGACCACCGCGTTTAAGGTAAACGGCGCGTGGCTTGATGTGGTACGCGATCTCTCCTTTACCATTGGCGAAAAAGAGACGGTCGCCGTGGTGGGGGAATCTGGTTCCGGGAAAAGCGTGATGGCGAAATCCATCATGCGGTTGCTGCCCGCGGCGCAGAGTCGGGTCAGTGGCGAGATTCATTTCAGCGGCGCGGAACTGCTCTCGCTATCATCCAGAGAGATGCAGGCTATCCGGGGCAATCGTATCGGAATGATTTTCCAGGAGCCCATGACCAGCCTGAATCCGGTATTGCCGATTGGCTATCAGATTACCGAAGTCCTGCGTCGGCATCGGGGAATGAATAAAGCCGAAGCAAGGGCCGAGGCCGTTTGTCTGCTGGAAAAAGTGCGTATTCCCGGCGCAAAATCGCGGTTAAACGAGTACCCGCAGAGCTTCTCCGGCGGCATGCGTCAGCGGGTGGTAATCGCCATAGCGCTGGCGTGCCATCCGCAACTGCTGATTGCGGATGAACCCACTACCGCGCTGGATGTCACCATTCAGGCGCAGATACTGACCCTGATCAAAACCCTTCAGGAAGAAGAGGGGATGTCGGTGCTGTTTATTACTCATGACATGGGCGTGGTGGCGGAAGTTTCGGACCGAACGCTGGTGATGTATCAGGGCGAGATGGTTGAAAACGCGACGACCCGGGAAATTTTTCATCATCCCCGGAACGCTTATACCCGCCTGTTGCTGTCCGCGGTGCCGAAATTGGGATCGATGTCGGGCACCGATCGGCCACAGCGCTTTCCGCTTATCGATCTCCAAACCGGCATACCCCAGCCAATACCGGAGACGGTCAATACTCTTTCTGGTGATAAACCGATATTGGAAGTGAAAAATCTCGTCACCCGGTTTGATATCCGGGCCGGTTTTTTCCGCCGATTGTCCGGGCGGATACATGCGGTGGAAAATGTCTCCTTTGATGTGTGGTCTGGTGAGACGCTTGCGTTGGTGGGCGAGTCGGGCTGTGGGAAATCCACGACGGGCCGATCAATCATTCGTCTGGCCGAGGCCACCAGCGGCGAAATTCTCCTGCAAGGACAGAATATCCTTACGGCGGATAAACATGACTTGTCAGATCGGCGGCGCCAGATTCAGATGGTGTTTCAAGACCCCTATGAGAGCCTGAACCCGAGAATGCGGGTGGGTGAGGCCATCGCCGAGCCGATGCTGTTACATGGGCTGGTCACGGACAAAGACGTTCAGGCGCGGGTGCGGGCGCTGCTGGAACAGGTGGGGTTACCGGTCTGGATGGCCGATCGTTTTCCGCACCAGTTTTCCGGCGGGCAACGCCAGCGAGTGTGTATTGCCAGAGCGCTGGCGCTGGAGCCAAAAGTCATCATTGCGGACGAGTCGGTGTCGGCGCTGGATGTCTCTGTCAAGGCGCAGGTGATCAACCTGATGCTGGATCTACAGCAGAAGTTAGGGCTCGCCTTCCTGTTTATTTCCCATGATATGGCGGTAGTGGAGCGCATCAGCCACCGTGTGGCGGTGATGTATCTGGGTGAAATCGTTGAGATTGGGCCTCGGAGCGCTATCTTTGAAAATCCGCAGCATGACTATACCCGTCGTTTGATCTCGGCGGTGCCGATCCCCGATCCCGACACCAGACCTGTTCGCGCCATCCTGAGCGATGAACTGAAAAACCCGATGAGATCGCCTGACTTTACCCATCCTGAGCGCCGCTACCGTGAAGTCTCCCCCGGCCATTGGGTGCAGGCCTGAGAGTGATTGCCGGAAAGAATAAAAAAAACCGGTTTGTCCTGATGAGGAGACAAACCGGGAGAGAGTAATAATGGTAAAGGCGGGAATTAGTTATAGATTACCGCCGTACCACGCAGCATGTCGTTACCGGTCGCGGAGGTGATGGTATAAGCTTGCGCACCGGCTTTTTCCGCTTTTTTCGCCAACTGTGATTGCAGAGAACCCAGGTCCTTAGCACCCATGACGGAGATAACCCCCACTTTCTGATGCTGTAGGGCTTGCTGCGGATTGATATGCTCAGCGGCGAAAGAACCGAAAGAAACGGTAGCAAGTACGACTGCGGCGGCGATGGTTTTTACGTTTTTCATCATGTCTTTTCCTATCTTGATTTATGAAGTGAAAGGTTGTTTCCTTTCGATGTCAATAATGTTACGCCGATGCTAATGGATTAAAAAACGGATGTTATTGAGCGTGTTGTTCTATTTTTTTGAACAAAAAGGCTTAAATTGCTATGGTTTTTGTGTCGTTAAAACAATATCTTATAGGTAAAACTGAATTTTATTTACAAGATGCTGACCAATACTGATTTAGCAGAGTGATGATTTGATTGATGAATTAAAAATAACGTTTAATGCTGCTGGTAATCCTTTTTCCAACATTAATATCTAGTTATTTGATGCAGTTGGCTGGTTTGTGATGTCAGATCTTAAGGATCTTCCTCCAACGAACTGATAAGAGAGGGGGTTGATATGTTTAGCCGTAAAACTGAGGTGATCCACCGGGCTGAGACAGGCGCTCACGCTGATACTGATATTCAATCCTCCTGGGCAGGAGCTGCACTCGTTACGCCTGGCTTAAAGATGGTTTTGGTTCGGTGTAGGGACTACGGCCTGTGAGTTGGCGGTCTGATTATTCTGCTCACTGTGTAAAACGCGCTCACGAATGGATGTGTTACCACTGCGCGATCGATAGTAATCATAGGGTAGCAACAGCGTATCGGCGACTGCGGAAAACGGCAGGTCAATTGCCACCAGCGGCATCATCGCCCAACTGGTATCCTCATCACGCAGTACATCCATACTGGCGCGCGTACCGGGGTAGTATCCCTGCTCGGCCCCCGTATGCGTCATGACGCTGGAACAACCACTGAGCGACACCGCGCCGCTGCCAGTGATGATGAAAGAGAAGAAAGCACTTTTTAGCATGGTTGTTTTTATCATTTTCATCGCATCGTCCATATTTAGTCTTTTCATCGTCTCGTCCATGTGGAATAACGCCACCGCACCTTTTCCATCAAATAGTGAGTGTATGTGATAACGCTCACGTTATGGGGGAATTTTGCATAAAACGCATGAATTTTTCTTTTCAGGCAATTGAAAGTCTGAGAGGGAGCACCATATTGATGGTAAGCCCGGCAGTAAAGGTATGCCATAAGGGTATCTGTCCAGGCTGTGAACCTGTCCAA
This is a stretch of genomic DNA from Brenneria rubrifaciens. It encodes these proteins:
- a CDS encoding ABC transporter ATP-binding protein: MTSPIMSVSHLTTAFKVNGAWLDVVRDLSFTIGEKETVAVVGESGSGKSVMAKSIMRLLPAAQSRVSGEIHFSGAELLSLSSREMQAIRGNRIGMIFQEPMTSLNPVLPIGYQITEVLRRHRGMNKAEARAEAVCLLEKVRIPGAKSRLNEYPQSFSGGMRQRVVIAIALACHPQLLIADEPTTALDVTIQAQILTLIKTLQEEEGMSVLFITHDMGVVAEVSDRTLVMYQGEMVENATTREIFHHPRNAYTRLLLSAVPKLGSMSGTDRPQRFPLIDLQTGIPQPIPETVNTLSGDKPILEVKNLVTRFDIRAGFFRRLSGRIHAVENVSFDVWSGETLALVGESGCGKSTTGRSIIRLAEATSGEILLQGQNILTADKHDLSDRRRQIQMVFQDPYESLNPRMRVGEAIAEPMLLHGLVTDKDVQARVRALLEQVGLPVWMADRFPHQFSGGQRQRVCIARALALEPKVIIADESVSALDVSVKAQVINLMLDLQQKLGLAFLFISHDMAVVERISHRVAVMYLGEIVEIGPRSAIFENPQHDYTRRLISAVPIPDPDTRPVRAILSDELKNPMRSPDFTHPERRYREVSPGHWVQA
- the bhsA gene encoding multiple stress resistance protein BhsA; amino-acid sequence: MKNVKTIAAAVVLATVSFGSFAAEHINPQQALQHQKVGVISVMGAKDLGSLQSQLAKKAEKAGAQAYTITSATGNDMLRGTAVIYN
- a CDS encoding YceK/YidQ family lipoprotein: MKRLNMDDAMKMIKTTMLKSAFFSFIITGSGAVSLSGCSSVMTHTGAEQGYYPGTRASMDVLRDEDTSWAMMPLVAIDLPFSAVADTLLLPYDYYRSRSGNTSIRERVLHSEQNNQTANSQAVVPTPNQNHL